In a genomic window of Methanobacterium sp.:
- a CDS encoding 2-amino-3,7-dideoxy-D-threo-hept-6-ulosonate synthase, with protein MIGKKIRIERIINRKTGKTVIVPVDHGVSIGPVAGIANMCETIDEVASGGANAVIMHKGMVDTGHRGYGIDIGLIIHLSASTSLGPDPNHKVLVTSVEKALKIGADAVSVHVNIGSNMEPEMLETLGLTAEICDEWGMPLIAMMYPRGERIADEHDVDVVKLAARAGAELGADIIKTNYTGDPETFKEVVSGCPVPVVIAGGPKVETSEELLQMVKNAVSVGGAGVAIGRNVFQAESPRKTTQAIAEIVHNNMDVKEALKIIEG; from the coding sequence ATGATCGGTAAAAAGATTAGAATTGAAAGAATAATAAACAGAAAAACAGGGAAAACTGTAATAGTACCTGTAGATCACGGTGTTTCTATTGGACCTGTAGCAGGAATAGCCAATATGTGCGAAACAATAGATGAAGTTGCAAGCGGTGGGGCAAATGCAGTTATCATGCATAAAGGAATGGTAGATACTGGCCACAGAGGATATGGAATTGATATCGGGCTTATTATTCATTTATCTGCAAGTACGTCTTTAGGACCTGATCCTAACCATAAAGTACTGGTCACATCGGTGGAAAAAGCATTAAAAATTGGTGCAGACGCTGTATCAGTTCATGTAAACATTGGTTCTAATATGGAGCCAGAAATGCTTGAAACCCTTGGACTAACTGCAGAAATTTGCGATGAATGGGGAATGCCTTTAATTGCTATGATGTACCCGAGAGGAGAAAGGATTGCAGATGAACATGATGTGGATGTTGTAAAACTTGCTGCCCGGGCAGGTGCAGAACTTGGAGCAGATATAATAAAAACAAACTACACTGGAGACCCTGAAACATTTAAAGAAGTTGTAAGCGGTTGTCCTGTACCTGTTGTTATTGCTGGGGGCCCTAAAGTAGAGACCAGCGAAGAATTGCTGCAAATGGTTAAAAATGCAGTGAGCGTGGGTGGAGCAGGTGTTGCTATTGGAAGAAATGTCTTCCAGGCAGAATCACCAAGAAAAACCACACAGGCAATTGCAGAGATTGTGCACAACAACATGGATGTTAAAGAAGCACTTAAAATAATAGAAGGATGA